The following proteins are encoded in a genomic region of Sneathiella marina:
- the cysK gene encoding cysteine synthase A, whose amino-acid sequence MTTEAPRGKIYDSVIDTVGGTPLVRTQRVGQNTKSRADILLKLEFFNPLASVKDRIASAMIEAMEDAGLIGEKTAIIEPTSGNTGIGLAFVCAAKGYNLTLVMPESMSIERRKMLKLLGANLELTEAAKGMNGAIARANELKNEIGDAVIPQQFENPANPAIHKVTTAEEILADTEGKVDVVVMGVGTGGTLTGVGTVLKKHDSNIKIVAVEPEDSPVLSGGQPGPHKIQGIGAGFSPKNLDESLIDEILTIGNETAFETAREVAREEGIPVGISSGAAVAAALEIADRPEMVDKTIVVVIPSFAERYLTTALFDGI is encoded by the coding sequence ATGACTACTGAGGCTCCAAGGGGGAAAATTTATGATAGCGTCATCGACACAGTTGGCGGAACACCACTTGTACGAACCCAACGTGTTGGACAGAATACGAAAAGCCGCGCAGATATTTTGCTTAAACTGGAGTTTTTTAACCCGCTGGCGTCAGTAAAAGATCGCATTGCTTCCGCCATGATAGAAGCCATGGAAGATGCAGGGCTGATTGGTGAGAAGACGGCAATTATTGAACCAACATCCGGAAATACGGGGATCGGGCTCGCCTTTGTTTGTGCGGCAAAGGGGTACAATCTGACCCTCGTAATGCCTGAAAGCATGTCTATTGAGCGCCGTAAAATGCTGAAGCTACTTGGCGCAAATCTCGAACTTACCGAAGCCGCCAAAGGCATGAACGGGGCGATCGCACGTGCGAACGAACTGAAAAACGAAATTGGAGACGCTGTAATTCCGCAGCAGTTTGAAAACCCTGCAAATCCGGCAATCCATAAAGTTACAACAGCGGAGGAAATTCTGGCCGATACAGAGGGTAAGGTGGATGTGGTTGTCATGGGAGTGGGAACCGGCGGTACCCTGACTGGGGTTGGCACAGTATTAAAGAAGCATGACAGCAATATCAAAATTGTCGCCGTTGAGCCTGAAGATAGTCCGGTCCTTTCCGGCGGACAGCCTGGGCCTCATAAAATCCAAGGGATAGGTGCGGGTTTTTCTCCGAAAAACCTCGATGAGAGCCTAATTGATGAAATTTTGACAATCGGTAATGAAACAGCGTTTGAAACTGCCCGGGAAGTTGCACGAGAGGAAGGTATCCCAGTCGGAATTTCTTCAGGTGCCGCAGTTGCGGCGGCGTTGGAAATTGCTGATAGACCTGAAATGGTAGACAAAACCATTGTTGTTGTTATTCCTTCTTTTGCGGAAAGATATCTGACAACTGCCCTTTTTGATGGAATTTGA
- a CDS encoding RrF2 family transcriptional regulator: protein MLHLPKKMLYALEAVVDIAFNARPDPVQSKEITQRQGIPQRYLEQVMQQLVHTGILKGVRGPRGGYRLARERRRITAGDVIRAISAADMDEDTQIFSSDIGQLVVGPLWLEAQASMLAQLDSVTLEDLCRRANVNCQDEMAASRADFDI from the coding sequence ATGCTTCATTTACCGAAAAAAATGCTGTATGCGCTGGAAGCTGTTGTAGATATTGCGTTTAATGCCCGCCCGGATCCGGTTCAATCGAAAGAAATTACCCAGCGTCAGGGTATTCCTCAAAGATATTTGGAACAAGTGATGCAACAGTTGGTGCATACAGGTATTTTGAAAGGTGTGCGGGGCCCTCGTGGCGGGTACCGGTTGGCACGGGAAAGACGCCGAATTACAGCCGGTGATGTGATTAGAGCCATCAGCGCTGCGGATATGGATGAAGACACTCAAATTTTCTCTTCCGACATTGGTCAATTGGTTGTCGGGCCACTTTGGCTCGAGGCTCAGGCGTCAATGCTAGCGCAATTGGATTCTGTGACTCTTGAAGATTTGTGCCGCCGTGCCAACGTAAATTGTCAGGATGAGATGGCAGCGTCACGCGCTGATTTTGATATTTAA
- the dut gene encoding dUTP diphosphatase yields MNNVNISVSRLPHNLDLPLPSYETPQSAGMDLRAAVDGTVEIPPGGRALVPTGLKIALPEGFEAQIRPRSGLALKNGITLPNSPGTIDADYRGELGIILLNTGEETFNIKRGDRIAQMIVSPVIQAGWHEMENLGETARGEGGFGSTGVAGGSS; encoded by the coding sequence ATGAATAATGTAAATATCTCAGTTTCCCGCCTCCCCCATAATCTTGACTTACCGCTGCCAAGCTATGAAACACCGCAAAGTGCCGGTATGGATTTACGGGCGGCGGTCGATGGTACAGTTGAAATACCGCCAGGTGGTCGGGCGTTGGTGCCTACCGGTCTGAAAATTGCCCTTCCTGAAGGGTTTGAAGCACAAATTCGTCCGCGATCCGGATTGGCGCTAAAAAATGGCATTACTTTGCCCAATAGCCCGGGAACCATTGATGCCGACTATCGCGGGGAATTGGGGATTATCCTTCTGAACACAGGCGAAGAAACGTTTAATATAAAGCGCGGTGACCGCATCGCCCAAATGATAGTATCACCTGTTATTCAGGCAGGCTGGCATGAAATGGAAAATCTAGGAGAAACGGCCCGGGGTGAAGGCGGGTTTGGATCAACAGGTGTTGCAGGGGGTTCTAGCTGA
- the coaBC gene encoding bifunctional phosphopantothenoylcysteine decarboxylase/phosphopantothenate--cysteine ligase CoaBC has protein sequence MDDSQKSVLLIIGGGIAAYKTLELIRLLSKLGIGCRCILTRAAEEFVTPLSVASLSGNKVYTDLFSLTDEAEMGHIQLSRSADLVVVAPATADLMSKMAVGMASDLATTALLATDKPVMIAPAMNVRMWQHPATQRNLQTLINDGVRVVGPDDGDMACGEFGPGRLSEPEHIAKSINDFFESDSAKPLRGRKVLVTAGPTHEPIDPVRYIANRSSGKQGYAIADALAELGADVTLISGPTRLDASQNVTLRAVESAQEMLVACEETLPVDAAVFAAAVADWRVNNEASQKIKKQAGALPDLSLTENPDILATISGSVSNRPALVVGFAAETENIVENGKAKLDKKGCDWIVANDVSASTGTFGGEENQVFLLKGASTESWPKQTKQGVARTLGAHISDFFQSKST, from the coding sequence GTGGATGACTCACAGAAATCTGTTTTGTTGATTATCGGAGGAGGTATTGCGGCTTATAAAACGCTCGAATTGATCCGGCTTCTTTCGAAACTTGGCATAGGATGTCGTTGTATCCTGACGCGGGCAGCTGAAGAATTTGTAACACCCTTGTCGGTGGCGTCATTGTCTGGGAATAAGGTTTACACTGACTTATTTTCACTCACCGATGAAGCTGAAATGGGACATATTCAATTGTCCCGAAGCGCCGATTTAGTGGTTGTCGCTCCGGCAACCGCAGATCTGATGTCGAAAATGGCCGTAGGCATGGCGTCAGATCTGGCCACAACTGCGCTTCTGGCAACCGACAAACCTGTGATGATTGCGCCCGCCATGAATGTGCGCATGTGGCAACATCCTGCAACACAACGTAACCTTCAAACCCTGATAAATGACGGCGTTAGGGTCGTGGGTCCGGATGATGGTGATATGGCGTGCGGAGAATTTGGCCCCGGACGCTTATCTGAACCAGAGCATATAGCCAAGAGCATTAACGATTTTTTTGAGTCTGACTCCGCAAAGCCCCTACGGGGGCGAAAAGTTCTTGTGACTGCAGGGCCAACCCACGAACCCATTGATCCTGTTCGATATATCGCAAATCGCTCTTCTGGAAAACAGGGCTATGCGATTGCTGATGCCCTCGCGGAATTAGGAGCTGACGTGACTTTAATTTCAGGCCCGACACGACTGGATGCAAGTCAAAATGTAACCTTGAGGGCTGTTGAATCAGCGCAAGAAATGTTGGTGGCATGTGAAGAAACGCTGCCTGTTGATGCGGCTGTATTTGCGGCCGCTGTTGCAGATTGGCGCGTAAATAACGAAGCTTCACAAAAGATAAAAAAGCAGGCAGGCGCCCTCCCGGATTTAAGCCTGACTGAAAATCCTGATATTCTCGCGACAATCAGTGGGTCCGTGTCTAATCGCCCCGCTCTTGTCGTTGGGTTTGCTGCTGAGACTGAGAATATTGTTGAGAATGGAAAAGCGAAGCTGGATAAAAAGGGATGCGACTGGATCGTTGCCAATGATGTAAGCGCGTCGACGGGGACCTTCGGTGGAGAAGAAAATCAGGTTTTTCTCCTCAAGGGAGCGTCCACTGAAAGCTGGCCAAAGCAAACTAAGCAGGGTGTTGCCCGAACACTCGGAGCACATATTTCAGATTTCTTTCAGAGTAAGTCCACATGA
- the ubiB gene encoding 2-polyprenylphenol 6-hydroxylase has translation MELQPCIQAGDCERALRVIRIINNCRRLLFIARTLARHDALFLLEDLERAPFYVKLFRFILPVFAVGASKNKGLREGQRLANALQDLGPSFIKLGQALSVRSDLLGEEVSQDLGNLRDKLPPFSFEKAKETIEYELETSLEELFTEFDPEPVAAASIAQVHFAKVREFAPAPTEDDPDAILEITKKVAVKILRPDIEKAFEMDLQLFFWLARLAERYQPGFRRLRLTKIVETMADSVELEMDLRMEAAAASEMDENFADDPDFGVPEIDWQRTARRVMTQSRVDGISISDKDALIEAGHDLDALAANVIRVFLHQVLRDGFFHADMHHGNLFVSEGGKLVAVDFGIMGRMSRETRLFMAEMLYAFLIRDYRRAAEVHFEAGYVPPHKSLDSFAQACRSIGEPILGRPVNEISIARLLVQLFQITETFEMETQPQLLLLQKTMVTAEGVAQSLNTKINFWEVAQPTVEHWMRENMGVEAQAAQIVNEGLALLKKIPAIVNRADKILEELETRDDLAAGHIHESPEEEYRISRIKAVYMVTGAVLGAFAGYLLMLAL, from the coding sequence GTGGAATTGCAGCCCTGCATTCAGGCTGGCGATTGTGAGAGGGCTTTGCGCGTGATCCGGATCATCAACAACTGCCGCCGCCTTCTATTTATTGCCCGTACGTTAGCGCGCCATGACGCCTTGTTCCTGTTGGAGGATCTCGAACGCGCGCCATTTTATGTGAAGCTTTTCCGGTTTATTCTTCCAGTTTTTGCCGTTGGTGCATCGAAGAACAAGGGATTACGTGAGGGTCAACGGTTAGCAAATGCGCTGCAGGATCTGGGGCCGAGCTTTATAAAACTAGGCCAGGCCCTGTCGGTTAGGTCCGATTTACTGGGTGAAGAGGTGTCTCAGGATCTGGGGAACCTGCGAGATAAATTGCCGCCCTTCTCGTTTGAAAAAGCCAAAGAGACCATTGAGTATGAATTGGAAACAAGTCTCGAAGAACTTTTTACTGAATTCGACCCGGAGCCGGTTGCAGCTGCTTCTATTGCCCAGGTACATTTCGCAAAAGTAAGAGAGTTCGCCCCCGCCCCGACAGAAGATGATCCGGATGCAATCCTTGAAATAACCAAAAAAGTCGCCGTGAAGATACTTCGACCAGATATCGAAAAAGCCTTTGAGATGGATCTTCAGCTGTTTTTCTGGTTGGCTCGGCTGGCGGAAAGGTATCAACCAGGGTTTCGACGCTTACGGTTAACCAAAATTGTCGAGACAATGGCGGATTCTGTCGAACTGGAAATGGATTTACGAATGGAAGCGGCGGCGGCTTCCGAAATGGACGAGAATTTTGCCGATGATCCGGATTTTGGGGTACCTGAAATTGATTGGCAGCGAACGGCGCGTCGGGTGATGACTCAAAGTCGTGTAGACGGTATCAGTATTTCCGATAAGGATGCGCTGATAGAGGCGGGCCATGACCTGGATGCCCTTGCCGCAAATGTAATTCGGGTTTTTCTGCACCAGGTTTTGCGGGATGGGTTTTTCCATGCGGACATGCATCATGGTAATCTTTTCGTCAGCGAAGGTGGAAAATTGGTCGCCGTCGATTTTGGCATCATGGGCCGTATGAGTCGGGAAACTAGATTGTTTATGGCTGAAATGCTTTATGCTTTTCTGATCCGAGATTATCGCAGGGCGGCAGAAGTTCATTTTGAGGCTGGTTACGTGCCACCTCATAAATCACTGGATTCGTTTGCTCAAGCATGCCGTTCCATAGGGGAACCAATATTGGGCCGGCCGGTGAACGAAATTTCCATTGCCCGGCTTTTGGTTCAGTTGTTTCAAATTACTGAAACCTTTGAGATGGAAACGCAGCCTCAGCTTTTGTTATTGCAAAAGACGATGGTTACGGCAGAAGGCGTTGCTCAAAGCCTCAATACAAAGATCAATTTTTGGGAAGTCGCGCAACCGACTGTCGAGCACTGGATGCGCGAAAACATGGGGGTCGAGGCGCAAGCGGCGCAAATCGTTAATGAAGGCCTTGCGCTATTGAAGAAAATACCGGCGATCGTCAACAGGGCCGACAAGATTTTGGAAGAACTCGAAACACGGGACGACCTAGCCGCCGGGCATATACATGAATCGCCCGAAGAGGAATACCGCATCTCCAGAATTAAAGCTGTCTATATGGTGACGGGTGCTGTTTTAGGCGCATTTGCCGGATACTTGCTTATGCTGGCGCTTTAG
- the ubiE gene encoding bifunctional demethylmenaquinone methyltransferase/2-methoxy-6-polyprenyl-1,4-benzoquinol methylase UbiE, translating to MAPSENSSDSTHFGFKQVPTDEKAGLVRGVFDSVAENYDVMNDLMSAGVHRLWKTAMIDWLMPRAGHHLLDVAGGTGDIAFRFLDKVKGDGTVTVLDINHAMLSVGQDRAIDQGRLSGLDWVNGDAQSLPLPDKSVDAYTIAFGIRNVTDIPLALREAKRVLKPGGRFLCLEFSTVEAAILKDVYDFYSFKLLPEIGRLVAKDKESYEYLVESIRKFPDADRFAEMIVEAGFHQVKYRRLSGGIAALHSGWRL from the coding sequence GTGGCACCCTCAGAAAATTCTTCCGACAGCACCCATTTCGGGTTTAAGCAAGTCCCAACTGATGAAAAGGCAGGGCTTGTACGCGGCGTCTTTGACAGTGTTGCTGAAAACTACGATGTGATGAATGATTTGATGAGCGCTGGTGTGCATCGCTTATGGAAGACGGCAATGATCGACTGGCTTATGCCGAGGGCCGGGCATCATCTTCTAGATGTTGCCGGCGGGACAGGCGACATCGCTTTTCGGTTTCTCGACAAAGTCAAAGGAGATGGCACTGTTACAGTGCTTGATATCAATCATGCCATGCTTAGCGTGGGCCAGGACAGGGCGATTGACCAGGGCCGGCTTTCTGGACTTGATTGGGTAAATGGTGATGCCCAGTCCCTGCCCTTACCGGATAAGTCTGTTGATGCCTATACCATTGCATTTGGTATTCGAAACGTGACGGATATTCCGCTGGCATTGCGGGAGGCAAAGCGGGTTCTGAAGCCTGGAGGCCGGTTTCTATGTCTTGAATTCAGCACGGTAGAGGCGGCAATATTGAAGGATGTCTATGATTTTTACTCCTTTAAATTGCTCCCTGAAATTGGACGGTTGGTGGCAAAAGACAAGGAATCATACGAATATTTGGTTGAGAGTATCCGGAAATTCCCAGATGCGGACCGTTTTGCGGAAATGATCGTTGAGGCGGGCTTTCATCAGGTCAAATATAGACGTTTGTCCGGTGGAATTGCAGCCCTGCATTCAGGCTGGCGATTGTGA
- the mutM gene encoding bifunctional DNA-formamidopyrimidine glycosylase/DNA-(apurinic or apyrimidinic site) lyase — protein sequence MPELPEVETVCRGLEQALVGDKFEKITLRRENLRFPFALNFAEALEAKKIISLRRRAKYILMTLEDGTVMIGHLGMSGSFRIDQGIVSEYEKHDHIVFHTENGITVRYHDPRRFGFMMLTNTDEMDKHPQLANIGPEPLGNEFGGPQLAERLAGRAAPVKTALLDQKVVAGIGNIYACEALFRSHISPKRKSSTIKGKRADLLAEAVRHVLNEAIASGGSTLRNYSQTSGELGYFQHRFQVYDKEGSDCPNEMCSGSVKRLIQSGRSTFYCPSCQR from the coding sequence ATGCCAGAATTACCTGAAGTTGAAACCGTTTGTCGCGGCCTGGAACAGGCTCTTGTTGGCGACAAATTCGAGAAAATTACACTGCGGCGGGAGAATTTACGTTTTCCGTTTGCGCTAAATTTTGCCGAAGCACTTGAAGCAAAGAAAATTATCAGTCTGCGTCGGCGCGCCAAATATATCCTGATGACGCTGGAAGACGGTACGGTCATGATCGGACATCTGGGAATGTCAGGCAGTTTTCGGATTGATCAGGGGATCGTCAGCGAATATGAAAAACACGATCACATAGTCTTTCATACAGAAAACGGGATCACTGTCCGCTACCACGATCCGCGCCGTTTCGGTTTTATGATGCTGACAAATACCGATGAGATGGACAAGCATCCTCAACTTGCGAACATCGGACCGGAGCCCCTGGGAAATGAATTCGGCGGGCCCCAACTGGCAGAACGGCTGGCCGGACGCGCCGCACCTGTAAAAACTGCTCTTCTTGATCAGAAAGTTGTCGCGGGCATTGGCAATATATATGCATGTGAAGCGTTGTTCCGCTCTCATATTTCTCCCAAACGGAAAAGCAGCACGATAAAGGGAAAGCGCGCAGATTTACTGGCAGAGGCTGTCCGTCACGTTCTGAATGAAGCAATCGCCTCAGGCGGATCAACCCTTCGAAATTACAGCCAGACGTCCGGCGAACTTGGCTATTTCCAACATCGCTTTCAAGTCTATGATAAAGAAGGATCAGATTGCCCCAATGAAATGTGCAGCGGGTCGGTAAAGCGGCTCATTCAATCGGGCCGGTCAACATTTTATTGCCCTTCCTGCCAACGATAA
- a CDS encoding enoyl-CoA hydratase, which produces MAYSHIAVDIKGSVGVIRLDRPKALNALCAELFMELDEALNGFEADDAIGAVVLTGSNKAFAAGADIKEMQTKTYMDVYKKNFLTGCEERVDTSRKPIIAAVAGYALGGGCELAMMCDFILAADNAQFGQPEIKLGTIPGMGGTQRLTRFVGKSKAMEMCLTGRMMGAEEAERSGLVSRIVPLDDLVDEAINVASSIAELSQPIVMMCKESVKKSYETTLAEGIMFERRVFHSTFSTEDQKEGMSAFAEKRTPDFKNC; this is translated from the coding sequence ATGGCGTATAGTCATATTGCAGTAGATATCAAGGGATCCGTTGGTGTGATCCGCCTTGACCGCCCAAAGGCGTTGAATGCCCTTTGTGCAGAACTTTTTATGGAACTAGATGAAGCATTAAACGGGTTTGAAGCCGACGATGCGATCGGCGCAGTTGTCTTGACAGGATCAAATAAGGCCTTTGCTGCGGGTGCTGACATAAAAGAGATGCAGACGAAGACCTATATGGATGTCTACAAAAAGAACTTTCTTACCGGATGCGAAGAGCGGGTCGATACAAGCCGTAAACCAATCATTGCCGCAGTTGCGGGCTACGCATTGGGCGGCGGCTGCGAGCTTGCGATGATGTGTGATTTTATCCTGGCGGCCGACAACGCTCAGTTCGGCCAACCGGAAATCAAGCTTGGTACGATTCCGGGGATGGGCGGAACCCAGCGCCTAACCAGGTTTGTAGGCAAGTCAAAGGCGATGGAGATGTGCTTAACGGGCCGGATGATGGGGGCCGAAGAAGCAGAACGTTCGGGACTGGTTAGTCGCATTGTGCCCCTTGATGATTTAGTGGATGAGGCTATCAATGTCGCCAGCTCAATTGCCGAGCTGTCACAACCCATTGTCATGATGTGTAAGGAGAGCGTAAAAAAATCCTACGAAACAACTCTGGCCGAGGGAATCATGTTCGAGAGGCGGGTTTTTCATTCTACTTTTTCAACAGAAGATCAAAAGGAAGGCATGTCTGCATTTGCGGAAAAACGGACACCTGACTTCAAAAATTGCTAG
- the rpsT gene encoding 30S ribosomal protein S20, translating into MAHHKSALKRIRQTDVRTERNRARRSRIRTFVKKVETAVTEGDQAKANEALRVAQSELSRGVVKGVYKKNTASRKISRLNAQVKALSA; encoded by the coding sequence ATGGCGCATCATAAATCTGCACTAAAGCGCATCCGGCAGACAGACGTCCGGACCGAACGTAACCGGGCTCGTCGTAGCCGTATACGCACCTTTGTTAAAAAGGTAGAAACCGCCGTCACCGAAGGTGATCAGGCAAAAGCCAATGAAGCTCTGCGTGTCGCGCAGTCTGAATTGAGCCGGGGCGTTGTTAAAGGCGTGTACAAAAAGAACACGGCCTCAAGAAAGATTTCTCGTCTGAATGCTCAGGTGAAAGCACTTTCTGCGTAG